The genome window CCGGCGATGAAAGCGATCAAGAGGCGAATCGCGACCACATCAATATTGGCAAATTCAGCGACAAGATCATTCCATATCCCAGACAATTGCGAAACCCCTCTTCACATGCTATTTCAAACGAATGATAGTGAGTATGATGTTCCATCATACCACAAAATTTGTCCTGACGGTTGTACTAATCGTCAGAAAACTCCATCTAATAGGTAATCTCCGGGAGATCAAAGGTATGAACATCCAACACAACAAGGAGGTTTTCCACATGGATTGGGTACAACTGGTCAGCAACTACGGGTTCCCCATCGTCGTCAGCCTCTTTCTCCTCACCAAGACTCAACAGAAGTTGGAAGAAGTCTCTACCTTGCTCGCCCGCATTGACGAAGCGCTCGACAATCGCTAAGGTTTGCCCCGCCATCGTGTTCAACTCCCCGAGAGAATGAAAAAGGTCGCCATCCTTCCTCCCCCAAGGATCAGCGGCCTCCTTTTTTTTGCGAGTTTTTGTACACAAAAAAATCGACATACCCCCACTGTATGCCGATCGAATCTCCCCTATGAATTTGTTTTCTGAAGTTCTTTCTCGACGAGGTCCATAAATCCATACGGCAGCTCCTCTCGGTACGAGCGTACGAGCGTGATCAGGCGCAGCGTCAGTTCCTGCTCCAGGTCTTTGGCATCAGATGCCGGCGCTTGGCGGACGTACTTTTGAATCAAGGGCCGAAACTTCTGAATCACCTCGGCCAAGGCATCCCCATCGCCCGCTTTGGCCCGCTGGATGAGGGAGCGCAGCGTTTCTTGCGCCATGCGGCTCACCTCGCTTCCAAAAGGCGTTTGATCTCGGCAAGCGCCTTCCGTTTGCATTTGTTGACCGCCTGCTGCGAGATCTCCAGCACCTCCGCCGCTTCCTGCTCGGTCAGGCATTCGACGAACAGCAACTGCAGGATCAGCTGCTGTCGCGGCGACAGCGACTGCAACGCCCGATGCAGCCCTTCATGCGGCGTGATGTCTTCCAGCGCATCGGTGCGCGCGATCACCTTGTCCTCCACCGACTCGGCCGGGTCCTCGATCAGATCGAGCGCCTCCAGGCCTGTCCCTTCCTCATCGCCGACCGTCCGGTTCAGCCAGAGCGGTTCAATCTGCTGCTTGGTGCGCGTTTTGCGCAGCAGATGCTGTGCTTCATAGTGAATGTGCTTGCGGATAAATCCCAGGAAACGTATCTCGAAGTAGTGGTCCGCAAACCGCCGTTCCAACTCTTCGCGTGCACCCGCACCGTACAGGCGCTGGTTCTCCGGCTCTTCCAAAAAGCACTTCAGCAACGGATTGCTGGCCAAAGACTCGACGGGCAACTGTGCATGCTGAGCCATCCGAACTACCTCCTTTTTCTTCCATAAGCAACTACTAAGTAAATGTTAGATGACAGTTACAAAAACAACCACCACCCTAACATTGCGGGATTTTTCCAAATTGCAAAACTATTATCGAAATGCAAGTTGGAAATCCATTTAATTCTTCTTATTCACTAATGTATTCGCTTATACTATTTATTTTTCCTGCTGGAGGAAAATTTTTCTAACCCTAGTTCGATAGCTCTAGTGAAAGAACCCCTTCCGCTTCCGGAAGAGGTTCTTTCGCATTTACAACTCCGCCCGCAGATACGCAAACCGGGTCGCATGCTCATACTCGTCGGTGAACAGCTGGAACAGCACATCGCGCACCCATTGCAGTTGAGTCATCAGGTACATGTCGCGGTAAAGCTCCACCGCTTCCAGTTCGTCTTCAAAAGCGCCGCGCAGCGCCGTCTGAAAGTCGGGGATCTCCGGACGCGGAGGATAGGCCACTTGCGGCTGTCGGCCGGTCAAGGTGTGGTAGAGATGGCTGAGCAGACGCTCGTGCTTCACCTCATCGTTGTAGGCATGGCGGATCTGCCGTTTTTGAAAGGGGGTCACGGCGCGGACTTCGAGGTCGCGGTACAAGAGCTGCGCCTCGCGCTCGTTGTAGATCGCCTTTAGCACCAGCTGCAAAAAGCGCTTCCGATCGGCAAACGGAGCCACTGACATCTCTTGCGGGTTCCTCACGAAATGGGCATATTCAACAGGCCAATACATGCCGTGATACATGAGCAGAGACCTCCTCCTTACAGATCTTTCTCTGCCCAAGATATTCGCCTGCCTACAGGCTGGTCACCCGCCCGATAAAAAATAGGCTCCTCCTCAGAGAAGCCGTTCCAGCATCATGGCGATGCCGTCGTTGTCGTTCGTGTCGCAGATGACGTCAGCCATCGCTTTCAATTCCGGGTTAGCGTTGCCCATCGCTACACCGGTGCCCGCGTATTGGATCATCTCGAAGTCGTTGTCCTCATCGCCAAAGGCGATCACCTGCTCCCGTGCCACACCGAGGCTCTCGGCGATCAGCGAGAGGCCGGTCGCCTTGTTCACGCCCGCTTTCATCACTTCGATCACGTTCCACGGCGTGCCCCAATAGCGGTGCTCGACGACGTGGGCGTGATGTTCGCGCAGGTGTTTGCGCAGCTCGGGGATGCCCGCTTCCTGCGCCTGGATCAGCAGCGAGGTCGGATGATCCTGCAAAAGGTCGTGGATCACGCCGATGCCCAGCGGTTCGCGTCCGTCGGCGAGAATCTTCAGGAACTGATGGTCATGCTGCTGGAGGTAATAATCGTCTTTGACCTCCGCCATCACATTGTGGATGCCATAGCGTTCGCAGATGTCGATCACGCAAAGCGCCGTCTCGCGGTCCAGCGGAAAATGATGGTGGCCCCACGCTTCATCGGTGACGTGGTGCACCAGCGCGCCGTTGAAGTTGACCATCGGAGTGACGAGACCGAGTTCATGGTAGTAGTTAAGACTTGCCCGCGGTGGGCGTCCCGTTGCGATCACCACGTGGTGGCCGAGTTGTTTCGCCTCTGCCAGCATCCGTTTGGTGCGCGGCGAGATCACCTTTTGCTTCGTCAGAAGCGTCCCGTCCAGGTCGAGGGCAATCAGTTTTCGTGCAGCTTCGTTCATCGGTACCCCTCCTCTAGTCCTAAGTATAGAAAAACTTTTTCTCGTTTTCCACTAAGAAAAGTGACAGAATGCGCAGAGTCTTTCATATGAATGGAGTAGTCACCTAAATTTCGTGGATGAAAGTGTATCAATCTCCCAACTGCGGGACATACAGATAATATACGAGTTTGGAGGCGATATTGATGGAAACTGTAGAACGTTGGACCACACGTTCTGACGCATGGACACCCGAGGACGATCTTAAACTCGCCGAGATCGTTCTGCGTCATATACGAGAAGGCAGTACCCAGTTGAACGCATTCGTAGAGTCGGCCAATCTGCTGGGCCGCACGCCGGCCGCTTGCGGCTACCGTTGGAACGGCGTCGTGCGCAAAACGTACGAAGACAAGATCAAAGAAGCGAAACTGGCCAAGAAAGAAAGGCTTTCCATCCGCCAGCAAGCCAAACAGCGCCGCGCCTACGGGCCCGACCTCGAAGATCCCTCGATCGACGGCATCATCCGCGCGCTGAAAAATCATGAGCGCGAATTTTTTAATCTGCAAGAGAAAGCGCGCAAGCTCGAAGAGCGCGTCGAAGAGCTGAAGGAGCAAGTCGATACCCTGACCGAAGAAAACAGCCTGCTGCGCGGCGGCGAAACAACGCTGTCCCGCCCGGCGAACGAACTGCTCGGCGAAGATTCGAAAGCGCTGCTCGAGATCATGGACCGGGCAAAAAAGATTCTCGAACTGGAACAGCAAGGCTACAAACCGCGCTTTAAAATGGACGATCAAGGCAATCTTGAACGGGTGAGCGAGTAATCGCCCCGTCATCCACGAAGAAAAGGGAGGGTCCTAGTTGGACGCTCCCTTTTTATATTCCGCGTCATAGTAACGCATGAACGCATAGCCCACTTCGGCGCGGGACGCATTCTTTTTCGGATCGAATGCCGGGTACCACAACCCCTGCTCCTTGGCGATCTGGATGTGCCCGTCATACCAGTTCTTTTGGTTCGGGCGGGCCAGCGCCTCGCTCTCCAACCCCAGCATCCGCACGAGGATCGCCATCACCTGCGCCCCGGTCACATTCCCGGCCGGATCGAAGGTGGTGTCGGACGTGCCGAAGATGAATTTGTTTTTGTACGCGACCGCAATGTACGGGTTCGACCAGCGGTCGCTTTTCACATCGCGGAATCTCGTGATCTTCGGGCCGACCTGATCCTGCAGGTGCTGGCCGTTGACCAGGATCGTCGAGAACTGCTCGCGGGAGACGTTGTCGTTCGGGCCGTACGTGCCGTTCGTGTGGCCGACGACCACGCCGAGGTTGACCAGCGCGATGTTCTCCTCATAATACGGATGCGAGAACGGCAGATCGGCAAACAGCGGCTTCCACGCGCCCGATTTGCCGGCGTTTTGGTCGTGCAGTTGCTCGTAGACCGACTCCCCCTTGAGGTAGTCGGACAGCGCCAGCGCGACGTTTTGCGTGGCGAGAATGTTGGAAGCGGTGCCTTTTGCGTAGGCAAAGGCGCCGTCGGCGTTGCGGAAGGCCAGCATGCTGGAGATGACATCGCCGGAGCCTTTTTTCCATGAGGTCGGATCGATGTCGTGCATCAGCAAGGCTTCGGTGACGATCGAGGAGCTGTCCGGGTTCTCCACGCCTTCGTTTTTGAAGCCGCCGAAGTCGCTTTGGATTTGTTTGAGGTAGCCCAGCGCTTTTTGGACGCTGGCGTGGCTTTGCTCCAAGCCCAGCGCTTTCATGGCGATCAGCGCCATCGCTGTCACGTCCGCATCGGAGCGCGGGTTGCCGTTCGACCAGTTGAAGCCACCGTCCGCATGCTGCTTGGACAACAGGTAGTCGGCCGCTTTTTGTTTGTTCGGGATCTCCACGCCCGCTGCGTACAGCGAAATAATGCCATACAGGTGCGGGTTGAGCAGGTCGTCGCCAAAGCCGTAGATCGTGTCGGCGAACTTGCCGTTGTCCTGCTGCGCAGACACCACCGCCTGCACGAGGTCCCGGCGGCCATAGGCGCGCGGGTTCTTCCCGGCGGCGAGCGCGCCGAGCAAGGTGCTTTCGAAGTCGGTGGTCGCGTCGGTGATGTTCAGGTTCTTCTTGAGGTCTGCTTCGCGCCACGTCACGCCGTTTTGTCCGGCCGCAGTGGTCCATCTGGCGCCGGTCGGCGACTCGCCGGCCGCATAGATCGTCAGCGCCGGCCAGTCCATGACGTAGCGGAAATTGTTCTGCGCGAGCTTGCCGCGCAGGTAGTTGAGGGCGCCGTCGCGGACGCCGGTCAGCTCCGCGGTGGTCGCCGCTTGGGCTGTGCTGACCGGAGCGGCGAACAGAGCCACGGCGAGCGCACCGGCAAGCCATTTGCTAGTGTTGGATGTTTTCATCAGTCTGCACCTCCAGCGAGATCGTCGTAAGTTTTTTCCGAAACCGGTAGAGGATCGGGAGAAACGAGCGGGTCAGCAGCAGCGCGAACAGCACGTTGGCCGCCGCGTGCGACACGTCAAACCAAAACGAAGCGGCGTTTGCTGCGACAAAGGTCGTAAAGTTGAGCGGGAAAAAAGTGGTCAGCCAGACCCAGGCGTTCATGATCCAGCCGAACAGGAAGCCCCAGACAGCGCCGAAGACGGCGAGTTCCAGCGGATGCACCTTCTCGCCCCGCCATCTGCCGTACAGCCCCGCCGTGGCCCCGACCAGCCCCCAGGCCATCATCTGCCACGGCGTCCACGGCCCTTGCCCGAAAAACATGTTCGAAACGAGCGCGACCGTCGCACCGACCATGAACCCGGCCCGCGGGCCAAACACAAAACCGGCGAGCAGGATCAAATAGGTCGTCGGCTTGAAATTGGGAAACGGAGCGAAGATGATTCGCCCGACGACCGCCAGCGCCGCCAGCGAGGCGATCAAGGCCATCTCTTTGGAGGAGACTTTCGCCCGCTCGAAGCGCAAGTAGAACAAGCCAAGGCCGAGGAAGAGCAGGACGAATGAGGTCACCGCCCAATTGAGGTCTTCCGTCGGCCAGAGCGCATAGGCCAAAAATGCAAGTCCGGCGGCGACGAGGATCAGGAGCCAGGATATGCCGTTACGCTTCATGAATCATCCCTCCACGCCATTCATCGGTCAACCTTCGGGCCGCAGCCAAAGACTTGAAAAAGACGCCTCGATTCCGCTTCATTGGCGTTCCTCTCCTTGCGTGAGGAATTTCACTCCGTCTTGCAAGGTGACGATGTTTTCGGCGACGCCGCGGAAGACGCGGCCGACTTGGGGGGCGTAGAACATGCCACGGGTCAGCATTTCCTGCGGGGGGCCTGCCGCCGCAACCGTGCCGTCGTCGATCAGCACGATCTGATCGGCGTACTCGGCCGCAAATTCCACGTCATGCGTGATCAGGACGACCGTCCCCCCTTGCTCGAGAAAGGAGCTGAGCCACGCGCCCAAGCTGTCTTTTTGCCCGGCATCAAGCCCGCGCGTCGGCTCGTCGAGCAGGAGCAGCTGCGGATGTTGCACGAGCACGGCGGCCAGCGCAGCACGCTGGCGCTCACCTCCGCTCAAGTCGCGGGGATTGCGATCCTTGTGCCCGAACAGGCCCAGCGAGCGCAGCACTGCACCGATCTCTTGCTCCGCCTCCTCCCCTGTTGTGGAGAGCCCGATCAGTTGGCGCGAGAACTGGCACTCCTGCCATAGCGTGTCGTGGAAGAGATAGTCGCTCGGGTTTTGCGAGAGGTAGCCAACCTCCCCGGCCAGATCGGCCGGGTCGAACTGTCGGCTGTCCCGCCCGTTGATCTCAATGCGGCCCGCTGTCGGCTTGATCAGCGCCGCAAACTGGCGGAACAACGTGCTCTTCCCGGTGCCGTTCGCACCGAGGATGGCGGTGAGGCGCCGTTTGCCGATCTCGAGGTCAAGGCCTTTCAGCACGTCCTCCCCTTCGGGATAGGCAAAGCGCACGTTTTTCGCCACCAGCGCCGGCGTCTCGCTTTTGCTGCGGGGGCTGAACCAGTTCAGCAACCGCTTGCTGCCACGCGGCGCAACCGGCGGTGCGGGCTCCTGCAGCGCAAACGCTGACGTGACCAGCTGCCGCCCTTCCTTGACCGTCAACGGGCGATGCGGAGAGCCCGCCTCCACGAACAGCCGTGTCACTGGAGCCAGCAGTTCTGGGCGCACATCGGCCGCATGGCGGGCAAACCCGGCCGGGTCGCCGTCATACTCGATCTCCCCACCGTACATCGCCGTCACGCGGTCGGCGAGATGCAGCACGCGGTCGAGCCGCTGTTCGACGAGGATGACGGTGATCCCGAGCTCTTCATTCAAGCGCTTGATCAGATCGAGGATCTCCTGCGCTGTGCCCGGGTCGAGCTGCGAAGTCGGCTCGTCAAGCAGCAGCACGTCCGGCTGCAGCGCCATCACCGATGCGATGGCAACTTTTTGCTTCTCGCCGCCGGACAGGTCGTCCGTCTTTTGGCGACGCAGCGCCGTCAGGTCGAAGAACGACATCACTTCCGCGACCCGGCGGCGCATCTCCGCCTGCGGCACGCGCAAATTTTCCAAACCGAACGCGATCTCGCGCTCCACTTCGGTCATCACGAGCTGCTTCTCCGGATCCTGAAAGGTCATGCCGATGTGCCGGGCGATGCCGCGCTCCGGGAACTCGGACAAGTTCTTGCCGCGAAACGCTGCTGCCCCGGCGATCTTGCCCCCGTAGAACTCCGGCACGAGACCGTTTAAGGCGCGGAGCAACGTCGATTTGCCGCAGCCGGACGGGCCGGCCAGCACCACAAATTCGCCGCGCTGCACACCCCAGGTCAGGCGGTTCAGCGCAGGGCGGTCTGCATCGGGATAGCAGTAGGTTAGATTGGTCAGTTGAATCTCTGCGGATGCCATCTAGTTCGATCTCCTTTGTATCAGCAGGGGCACGGTGGCGAGCAGCGCGCCGAGCAGCAGCGCTCCGCCCCAGGTCAGGCTTCCTTCGGCGAGCAAAGGCGTCAGGCGCGGGTAGAATTCGTACGCCGCAGCGCCGAGGTCGGCGAGCAGGAGCAGGACGGCAAGCGCCGCCAGCATCACCGCCCACGTCAGCCAGTCGCTGCCGCCAAAGCGTTCCCGCGAGTACGAGCTGCGGTGACGAGACCCGAAGCCGCGCGCTTCCATCGCTTCGGCGACCTGCCACGACCCTTCCAGGGACGAGATCAGCAGGACGTTCAGCATCCGGCTGTGTTTTTGCAGGCGTTCGCGGGTGCTGCCTTCCTGAAAGCGCACACCGCGCGTCTGCATCACTTCGCCGACGCTTTTCGCCTGCTCAGACAGATATGGAATCAGCCGGGCGGTGAGCATCGCGACCACCGCCGAGCGGCCGGCCCACTTTGCCATCAGACCGAGCGCGCGGTCGGGTGACAGCCAGACGATGTACAGGTTGCAGGCGGCCAACACGATGAACAGGCGCAAGGCCATGATCAGGCCGAACAGCACCGCCTCCAGCGTGATCCGGAGCGTTCCGAACAGGGGCAGGCGCGGCCCGTCATAGAGCACGGTCGCCCCGTTTTTCGAGATCAGCACGTTCAGGATCAGGATGATCAGCAAAAACGGCCAGGTGAACCGCATCATCCGCAACATCGATTTCGCTCCCCCGCCCGCCCGCAACGCGTACAGGGTCACAGCAAGCAGCGCGGCGAGGTACAGCGGATGCGGCGTGATCATCGCCAGCACGATCAGGAGCAGCGGATAGACGGCGAGCGTGGCGGCATGAAAGCGCTCAAGCCTCATGGTGCGACCGGAACTCCGACCGCCGCGCCGTTGCTCAGTACGACGCCGATCTTGCCGCGAAGTTTGCCTTTGGAACTGACCAGCGTGTTCACCGCCGCGTCGAGGGCCGGTTCGTCCATGCCGATCAGCAGCCAGGTCGGCGTGGTGTCGCCATTGCCGGTGCCGGTCGCGGCGATCAGCGCCTGGCCGGTCTGGCCGGACTCATCTCCGGTGTAGTCGAGCATCTGCACCGCACCGTTCTCGATGTGGGCATAGATGCCCGTGCGGGTCGGCGCACTGAACAGATCCTGCACCGACGACTGGCCCTGCAGCTCCGGCCAAGTGCCAAGCACGATGACGTTGGTGGTGTTTTCGATCAGGTTCTGGTTGCCGTACGCAGCGGTGCGGACATTGCCCGCTCCGAAGCCGCGCAAGGCGGTGGCGAGACGGTTGGCATCGTCCGCATGGCTGCCGCTGTAGTAGATCACCGTGCCCGGCCGTGAGCCGTTGTAGCCGACCGTAAACGGGTGCGGGTACGCGCCGACGACGCTCGGCGTGTTCGACCCGGAGCCCGACCAGTCGTGGTAATCCCACCACACCGTATCTCCCGTTTGCGCGCTGTACGCATCCGCACCGACGCCTGCGACCGAACCGTTGACGTAATAGAACCAGTCGCGCTTCTTGCGGGTGAAGATCGACTTGTCCGTATAGCCTGATGCGACGCCATTGATGCTGTTCACAAAACCGCCGCCGTACTTGGTCTCCACTTCCAGATGTGCATGCATGACATCCATCACAGAGTTGCCTTTGTAGTAGTTGAGGTTCTGGCTGAAGACGGACGAGCCGCCAAAGTTGTGTGTGACCAACATGTTGAAGCTGCCCGCCGGCTGTGCTTTCGGCGGAGTGGACGGCTGGGCCGGCTTGGCGGTTCCCGCCCCGCTTCCCGTGCCGGCCGTACCGCCGGTGCCCGTCTTGCCGCCGCCGGACGGCGTCCCTGCAGCAGGCGCTGGCGGGTTCGCCCCCGGCTTCACGGACGGGGTGGCGGTGTTTGGCTGCTCCGGTTGTTTTTCTGCGCCCTGCGCGGTTGACGGCTCTTTGGCGTCGTCTTTCCGGTCGGCAGGCTGTTTCTCCTCGGCTTGGCCTGTTTGTTCCGCTTTCTTGGGGAGCATTTCCTGCTCCGGGAGCTGCACGACCTGTTCCGGCAGCTCGGATTCTGGTTGCTTCGATTCGTCTGCGCTGCCGCAAGCGGTAACCAAGAAGGCAAGCGCAAGAAAAAGTCCAAGGCGTGTAGTGAGCTTCATGGTGCCTGTTCCTCCTGTTCCGTTCGTACCGTTGTAAAAAGCGGGGAGGCTCAACATCTTGAGCCTCTCCCGTACAGCGTACTATTTGCTTTGTTTGTTGATGACATTGACGATCGCCGTCGCCACTTCCGCGCGGGATGCGACGTCATGCGGACGGAAGGTGTTTTCCGCGTCTCCTGCCAGCAGCCCTTTATCGACCGCCGTCTTCACGTACGGCTGTGCCCAGCCGCTGATGCTGTTCCGGTCGTAGAACGGCAGCAGGTTCTTGGTGTTCGAGAGCTCGACGCCGGAGAAGTTGACGAGGACGACCGCCAGCTCTTCGCGGGTCAGGCCGGAGTTCGGACGGAAGGTGCCCGCTTTGTCGCCGCTCATCAAGCCGCGCTCGACCACCGTTTCGATAAACGTCTTGTAGCCGTTCGTCGCTTTGACATCGGAGAACGACTTCGTGCCGCCAAAGTTCAGGTCGCCTTCTGCCAGCGCAAGGATCTTTGCCAGCTCGGAGCGGAGCACGGCGCGCTTCGGCTCGTATTGACCGTTGCCGTTGCCGCTGACCACGCCTTTTTTCGCCAGGTCGAGAATCGAAGATTCCGCCCACTTGAAGCTGCCGAGATCGTCGAACAATGCGTTCGGGTTGCCGACGAGCAGGTTCAAGGTGCCGGTGCGCAACAACTGCGGCACGCCGGTCACGCTGTCCGTCTTGTCGATGTAGAGCTGCAGCAGACCGGCCTGATCCGCTTGCAGCGTCGCCGTGCCTTCTGCGTTGGTCTCGGTGAGCTTGCTGCCATTAGATGCAGTCCGCACGTCCGCTTTGTCGATCTTGACGGTGGAGATGATCGGGTTCCACTCTGCGTCATAGGTGGTCTGCTCCGCCGTGACGTTTACGGTGAACGGAGTGCCGACGGTCGGGGACTTGGTCGAGAAGCTGACTTCCGGGAACAGGGTCTGCGTGTAGTCATAATAGCCCCAGACCACTTCGTCGCCGTCTTTGAGTTCAAACGTTTCGGCAGCAACGCCCGGCGGCTTGCCGTTGACCCAGACCGACCAGCCGGAGTTGGCGTTGAGCTCTTTTTCGGCGAGCTTGCCAACCTTGGTGATATAAGAGCCAAATGAAAGCGTTTTCGCTTCGTAGGTTGTGCCGTCTTGAGCGAGCAGCTTCATCAACGCGCCCATCGCGGTCGGCTGTTGCATGGTGATCACTTCACCGACGTTGTTTTTAAAAGAGGACTGGCCCACATTCAAGAGAACTTCCTTGTGGTCGCCATTGAGGCCGGCCAGGCGGACTTTTACCGTCGCAGTATCGTCCGCCGCAAATACGGATGCTTGCGGGGCGAGCAAGACGGTCGCGAGCAACAGGCTCGCGATACGTTTTTTCATCTTCATAATCTCCTTTCGGGATCGAAAAAATAAAAACTCCCGCCCTTGGGGGCCGGGAGTTGACGGTGTCGTAGGAGCAGGGTATTTGGGCATCACAATCCATGCAAAAAATAGCCTGGTTCCTGTACCTTCCCGCCGAAAGCACCAAGGGACTTGTTAGAAGCAGGTTTCCTGGCTGACGGGTCTGCCGCGTGCTCACACCTTCTCATCCGTCACCCGGACAATGGCATCTGTGAGTGCGTCGCCGTTTACAGTAGCGGGGGCTGCAGTGGATTTGCACCACTTTCCCTTCTCTTCTAACTACAGTGGTAGTTTATCATTTCGCCCGTTGCTAGACAAGAGAAAAGACCAGCCCGCAGGCCGGTCTTACTGTTCCTCAAAGCGGTCTTTGCGCATCTCCGGCACAGCTCCGAGCGGCAGGAAGGCCGCGCGGGAGTTGATCAGAGAATGGTCGATCAGCGAATTGTAGTTGTGCACCATGTCGAGGACTTTTTTAAAATCTTCTTCGGTGTTGAACTCGCCGCGCAGATGGGTGTCAAACAGGGACAATGCGAACTTGCGGTCCGCTTTCGCCTTGTCGATCGCGCCTTGCATGCGAGCGGCCCGCTCGGTGTCGCCGAGCGCTTCCTGCCCTTGCTTCTCGATGGTAAACGCGCCGATGGCAAAGTTAGCCGCTGCGACCGCCGCCTGGATGACCATAAATTCGTTGGAACGGAAAAGTGCTTCGGTAAGCATGAGAATCACCTCGTAGGTAGCTTTCTTGGTTTCAGTTTAGCCGAGTACGGGGTGCAGGTCAAATGTACCTCAGCCGATCAGCGAATAGCCGCCGTCGATGATCAGCGTTTGGCCGACGATCATTCGCGACTGCTCCGTGCAGAGGAAATGCACCGAGTTGGCGATGTCTTCCGGTGTGACCATGCGACCGGCCGGCGTGCGGGTGATCGCATCGCTGATCATCTCGTCGCGGTTGGGGAAATGGGTCAGGGCGTCGGTGTCGACCGCCGCGCCGGAGACGGCGTTGACGATGATGTTTTTCGCCGCCAATTCTGCGCCAAGGTAACGGGTCAACGATTCCAGCGCCGCTTTCGACGTGCCGACCGCCGTGTAGTTTTTCAGAGCAAAACGCGAGCCGAGCGAAGAGATCGCCACGATCGAGCCGCCGCCGCGCGCTTCCATCAGCGGCACCGCTTGCTGGGCGAGGAACAGGAGGGCTTTGGCATTGATGTTCAGCGTCCAGTCCCAATGCTTTTCTTCCACTTCCATCGCCGGGAGCTGCACGCCCGATGCGGCGTTGGAGATCAGGATGTCGAGGCCGCCCATCGTCTCTTTGATCTCGTCGAAGAGCAGGTGGATCTTGTCGAGGTCGCCGACGTTTGCTTTGATGATGTGGCATTTGCGGCCCATGCTCTGGATCAGCGCCTGGGTCTCTTCGGCCGGCTTGCGGTTGCGGAAAAAGTTGATCACGATATCAGCGCCTTCGCTGGCCAGTTTCAGCGCGATCGCTTTGCCGATGCCGCGAGAACCGCCGGTGATGAGTGCTGTTTTGCCTGTGAGTGTGGACATGATGAAGGAATCCCTCCGAGTTAGTAGTTGGTCATAAGAGCAAGTATATCATAAAAAAGCTGCTTCTTCGCAGAAAACGAAGAAGCAGCGATTCTCGTTACGCGTATTTGCGGTAGAGCAGCGCTCCGCCGGCCAGCAGGCACAAGGCCAGCCCGACCCACGGCAGCATCGGCGGCTCTTCACCCGTTTGCGGCAGCGTTCCTCCCGGTGCCGGTTGCGGCTTCGAACCTTCACCCGTGTTCGGTTTGCCCGGCTGCGAAGGTTGGCCGGTCGGTTGACCCGGTGACGGATTCTTCGCTTTGACCAGACCCGCGCCGATCGAAAGGTTGGTCTCCCCTTCGCCGAGCGTCACCGGAGCAGTCCAGCCGGTCGGTTTGGCGTTGGAGTCCGCATTCGGGTCCGAGCCCACGCCGTCCTTGGTCAGGCCGTAACCGGCCGGAACGATAAATTTCAAGCTGTATTCGCCTTTCGGAAGATCAAGGAACTCATAGAAGCCGTGCTGGCCCATGAACATCTTGGTCTTCGTTGTGGCGATCAGCTTGCCTGTTTTGTCATACAGTTCGACGGTCACACCGTCCATGCCTTGTTCAGACGGGTCATGAATGCCGTTGGCATTGGCGTCGAACCAGACAAAGCTTCTGATCTTGCCGAGTTTCAGTTTCGGCGGCTCTTCACCTTTATCCGGCGGCAGGCCGAGCTCGATCAGACCCGCATCGATCGAAGTCTTTGCTTCGCCGATGCCGAGCACGAACAGTCCGGTGCGGCCGGTGGCAGGATTCGCATCCGAGTCGAGGCTGCGCGATGCGCCCATGCCCGGTGTGGTAAATTCAACAGTTGCCGACGGCAGCACGAAGCGGACTTCATAGCTGCCTGCCGCCAGCTTCTCGAATTGGTACCAGCCCGCTTTGCCGTTCATCGTGCGGGTGACGGT of Tumebacillus sp. BK434 contains these proteins:
- a CDS encoding ABC transporter ATP-binding protein, which translates into the protein MASAEIQLTNLTYCYPDADRPALNRLTWGVQRGEFVVLAGPSGCGKSTLLRALNGLVPEFYGGKIAGAAAFRGKNLSEFPERGIARHIGMTFQDPEKQLVMTEVEREIAFGLENLRVPQAEMRRRVAEVMSFFDLTALRRQKTDDLSGGEKQKVAIASVMALQPDVLLLDEPTSQLDPGTAQEILDLIKRLNEELGITVILVEQRLDRVLHLADRVTAMYGGEIEYDGDPAGFARHAADVRPELLAPVTRLFVEAGSPHRPLTVKEGRQLVTSAFALQEPAPPVAPRGSKRLLNWFSPRSKSETPALVAKNVRFAYPEGEDVLKGLDLEIGKRRLTAILGANGTGKSTLFRQFAALIKPTAGRIEINGRDSRQFDPADLAGEVGYLSQNPSDYLFHDTLWQECQFSRQLIGLSTTGEEAEQEIGAVLRSLGLFGHKDRNPRDLSGGERQRAALAAVLVQHPQLLLLDEPTRGLDAGQKDSLGAWLSSFLEQGGTVVLITHDVEFAAEYADQIVLIDDGTVAAAGPPQEMLTRGMFYAPQVGRVFRGVAENIVTLQDGVKFLTQGEERQ
- a CDS encoding energy-coupling factor transporter transmembrane component T — its product is MRLERFHAATLAVYPLLLIVLAMITPHPLYLAALLAVTLYALRAGGGAKSMLRMMRFTWPFLLIILILNVLISKNGATVLYDGPRLPLFGTLRITLEAVLFGLIMALRLFIVLAACNLYIVWLSPDRALGLMAKWAGRSAVVAMLTARLIPYLSEQAKSVGEVMQTRGVRFQEGSTRERLQKHSRMLNVLLISSLEGSWQVAEAMEARGFGSRHRSSYSRERFGGSDWLTWAVMLAALAVLLLLADLGAAAYEFYPRLTPLLAEGSLTWGGALLLGALLATVPLLIQRRSN
- a CDS encoding DUF4430 domain-containing protein — encoded protein: MKLTTRLGLFLALAFLVTACGSADESKQPESELPEQVVQLPEQEMLPKKAEQTGQAEEKQPADRKDDAKEPSTAQGAEKQPEQPNTATPSVKPGANPPAPAAGTPSGGGKTGTGGTAGTGSGAGTAKPAQPSTPPKAQPAGSFNMLVTHNFGGSSVFSQNLNYYKGNSVMDVMHAHLEVETKYGGGFVNSINGVASGYTDKSIFTRKKRDWFYYVNGSVAGVGADAYSAQTGDTVWWDYHDWSGSGSNTPSVVGAYPHPFTVGYNGSRPGTVIYYSGSHADDANRLATALRGFGAGNVRTAAYGNQNLIENTTNVIVLGTWPELQGQSSVQDLFSAPTRTGIYAHIENGAVQMLDYTGDESGQTGQALIAATGTGNGDTTPTWLLIGMDEPALDAAVNTLVSSKGKLRGKIGVVLSNGAAVGVPVAP
- a CDS encoding S-layer homology domain-containing protein; this translates as MKKRIASLLLATVLLAPQASVFAADDTATVKVRLAGLNGDHKEVLLNVGQSSFKNNVGEVITMQQPTAMGALMKLLAQDGTTYEAKTLSFGSYITKVGKLAEKELNANSGWSVWVNGKPPGVAAETFELKDGDEVVWGYYDYTQTLFPEVSFSTKSPTVGTPFTVNVTAEQTTYDAEWNPIISTVKIDKADVRTASNGSKLTETNAEGTATLQADQAGLLQLYIDKTDSVTGVPQLLRTGTLNLLVGNPNALFDDLGSFKWAESSILDLAKKGVVSGNGNGQYEPKRAVLRSELAKILALAEGDLNFGGTKSFSDVKATNGYKTFIETVVERGLMSGDKAGTFRPNSGLTREELAVVLVNFSGVELSNTKNLLPFYDRNSISGWAQPYVKTAVDKGLLAGDAENTFRPHDVASRAEVATAIVNVINKQSK